DNA sequence from the Vicia villosa cultivar HV-30 ecotype Madison, WI linkage group LG3, Vvil1.0, whole genome shotgun sequence genome:
TGTGTACAAAACAATTGAATAAACTTTTTGACAGAATATTTGAACAAATATCATTATTGATAGTGACATATTATTTAATATCTCTGTAAAAATATTACATAGTTGTTATatagtaattaattttttattgcaataatagTTTTTTCACAGCCAACAATACCTTCACTTGACAAACTATTTTCATGGGATGAAACTTTACTGAGCAAAATCACATAATGGACTTGTTGATGAATTTAACACATTATGTCATTGTATATTTAGAGGCTCAAAGTCAAGTGGATTTTGTAAAATGTAAACTTAGCAAAGTGTCATCAACATGTATAACCTGTTAGTCATGTAACTAACTACATGCAAAGAAAAATTATTGACAAGCCAAATTCTTATATTAACTGTAATTAAATGAACAAAAAATGCTAATATAAAAGAATTCACAATTAACTTAGTATCGTACTCCTTTGGCAACCTCGAAAAAATGTGCTACATTCTCCTCAGGTGTACCGACTACAATACCATGACCTAGATTCAATATATGTTTCCCTATACCAGCTTTTTTCACAGTATCATAAATCCTATCAGTGATAAGCTCTTTTGAGCCAAAAAGAACACCAGGGTCAACATTACCTTGAATAGCTACATTTGGTCCCAAACGCCTTCTACCATCGGCCATATCAACAGTCCAATCCAAGCTAACTACATCCACACCGGTCGCGGCTATTCGCTCGAGCAAACCTCCTGATCCACTCGCATAGAGGATAAGAGGGAGTTCTGGATGGCTTTTCTTCACGGTGTCAATAATCTGCTTTAAGTAAGGCAAACTGAATTGTTCGAAATCTACTGGACTAAGCTCTGTTGCCCATGAATCAAAGATCTGAACCGCTTGAGCTCCATTATCCGCTTGGTATTGGATGTATCGAGCCATGGATGTCGTGAATTTCTGCAGTAATGAGTGAAGAATCTGGGGACAAAACGCAGTTCAATAAGTAAAAGAGTGTGTGATAAGTTACAGAAATAATAATGCAGAACTTGTAGCCATTCTGAAATTTGAAAGCATAATAGTATAAATATTGTACTAGAGATTAaatgacaaaaaagaagtgatcgAATTGATAAACATGAATCATGCAGACCGCTTTTAATCATAGATCAATAATTCAAGCTTTTCCATCAATGTAATAGCCCCATCGCAATACactaataaaaagaagaaaaaaaaaaaaggaaaattatagCTTTTACTCATATGCTACTCAAAGTAGCTTCTCAAAATAATTGTAAATCTGTTTTGTTTTCCTTCATCTTCTAATTTTGTTTCCAAAAGCATAAAAAACAGGTTACAGagtttaaatttcaaaataacgTTGATATTTTCTCGGCGTAAAACAAACATAAGCACATCATAGGTTTCATATTTATGAGTTTACGACACCTAAGAGATAGAGTCAGATGGCTGAAGATTACCTTTGGTTCAGAGAAAGCCAATCTCTTTATTTTTGAGAAGTGCTTCGATGAACCACCTTCAACCACGTACGATGCCAAGGTGAAAGGAGCTCCCACAAAACCAAGGACCGCAGCTTTGTTATCCACCTGCAATCAATACCTttcaattcaataaaaaaaatcacaggAGCATTATGCATTATTTGGGCCATAACAGGTAATGACAGTTTAATAACACTAGATGTCATTACACCCCTCCATCTATGATTCACGGTCAACAAAAATCCACAAATTGCGGGGTGCTTTTTATCTCAGATAAATCTAAAGAACTAAACAGTGCCATGGTATCTATCTATTTGACTCAACGACAGACAGGTTTCACTTTTATATGGCTATAAAGAGAGGCGAGGTATGAAATAACAAAACAGGGACGCAAAGGTAGCAATGCCATAGGATCTTCATACCTCTTTCCTCAAAATACTTAGTGCTTCACCGACATATGGAACTGATTCTTCAGGAATAAACTCCCTCACTTGATCAACTTGCCCGGCTGAATAAACAGGATCAAATATCACCGGACCCTTCCCTTTCACGATATCGAACGGAATATTCATCCCAGAAAGTGGGGTAAGAATATCCGAGAACAAAATTACCTGTTACAGAATCAGAATCAAGCAAATTATAATCACCAACATGATCAAAACCACAACACCAATTAGTAGGGTAACAAAAATGCCTCACAACATACAAAATATAACAAGCGCTAGAGAGTAATGTTACCCCATCCGGCTTGAAAACCTTCCACGGCTGCAGTGAAATCTCCACCACAAGATCAACATTTTCAGATCTTTCGCGGAACGAAGGATGTTTCTCACATATAGCTTGGTAACTCTGGTGAATAACAAATGTTGAAAAATCAGATCTCTTTTCAGTAAAGAAAACATCTCGCCAAACTTATTCACGATGCGTAAAAGGCCAATCAATTTGATGTTTGGTAGCATCATCTAAAACAGGATAAGTGTAGTAAACCAGAGAatgtgaaaattcaaaaaaatagaaaaacttcCATAATCGAGATAAGTTTCAGAAAATGTTAAACATTTCTCCAACAGTCCAACCATCCAAAGTTTCATACAAAacgaaaaatgaaagaatgaaacAGAAACTAAACATGATTAACAGAGTTGATAGGAATTGAATACCTTCATGTACCTCCCGGCTTGTCTCATGAGCCAAACCGGGGGTCTATCAACCTCTACTCCTCGAACCGCATTAAGCAAAAGCGGCTCAGCAACATTCGTTGCTTTATGCTCAACCACTGCTCCTGCACATGAATTTCCCAAATTCAGATACATATGAAAAGGAATAAAAAAACAAACCCATCATCATTAAATAAGGATAATTTCACAAAATTGACcacaaatataaaattaaataaaaattgatgttCCCCTTTTCCGAAGGAGTTACAGAAAAAGACAACAATAAATGCGATAGAAAGATAGATAGAAGATTGCGTAAGAAAGGAACAATTGAGATGAAGAAAGATAATAAAACCCTAATAAATAGAAGTATACCTGGGAGGGAACATGAGATTGATTTGGGTAGATAGGATTGTTTATTTCTGGGTAAGATGGAAGTGAAGGAAGTGCTGACGACGCCGCATAACATGTTTGAGTTGAATTGAATTGAAGTTAGTTAGTTTCAGACAATAGTGTTTTTTTGGGTTTGGATTTGCGGAGTTTTGGTTGAGTTTGGATTTGTTACGGTACGGGTGAAGTGTGAGAAGGATAAGAGAATCTAACAGCCAATCAGGATCTGCTTGTGGGTACCCACTTCTGCCATGTCATAGCTTTATAACAACCTCGTTGAATTTCTGCCATTATTGTGTGCTTCACGCGTTTACTAAATTAAATTCAtattaaaagttttaaaatatttaagtACGATGAAAAGGCAAAGTTTGAGTTATTATTCTTTAGAATAAACATGTCGATCAATTACTACATAAGAATTAAAGATATAGTTTAATATATCTCTACACAATACAAATAGGCCTAACTTAgtgtattattaatattatcttttgcttattaaaaaaaaaaattgtaacataatttagcttttaaaaagattttttttattttgttaaataaaaaaattgtcaaattaattcttcatttttttaaataacttgaTTGAACTGAAAAAATCAATCAAGTTATCGGCTAATAGTTTTCAACGTGATTCTATtttctttaaacaattttttCTTATCTTTGAGTTATTTATTTAGTATAAAGAGTGTTAAATACGGTATTTGAAGGGTTTGAGCTGCTAAACTAAGAGTACATAAAAAGCTAAGATAAATATAGAAAGACTAACGGATAAAAATGTGTAAAATAgtctttttaattaattatgtgagTTGAAAAAATTTATAACTCTAGTATTAATAAGTAAATCGTAGTCTACTAACTAAAACGATATATATGGTATATACAATTTAGTCTTGTTCAGTGCTTATGTGAGTGATGTGTGAGTTCTCCCCCTATTGAAAGTACATCACACATCACGTTCGGCTCAATTCTCTCATTCCTGTGTAATATTCATTTTTCCATATCTACAAGTGTGCAACTTTCTTAGAATGTAGTTACTTGCTTTTAGATTTTTCAGGTTAGTGGTGTGATAAACATGAAACATGAGTAAATTGTTCAATTATCAAGTTCTACTAAGTCATGATTGGTTACAGCACTCATATGACTCTTGTAGACCTCAATGGACTTGAGAAAGATTTTACAACCTTGAACTCGACCATATTTGCACTCATATAATCTTTTATTGGATAAGggaacatctccaaaagataaATCACATATTTGTCTATCCCGACTAGTAAATTGCTTACTTTTAATGGTAAACAAATTCCCCCTTGATTTGCTTTATCGATTAGCTTTGAGTTGTGAAATGATGCGGCAAAAAAATAAATCTAATGTGTGAACATTGTCATCATCATCGGTGTGTCGTAAAATAGAAAGCTAGTTGTTATAATCTCTATCGCAACTTGTTATTGAGTAAACATCATTAATTACTAGCAATTTAACTACTCTTATAGTAATATTTGAGATTTTATGTGTAAATAGATTTTGTTGATGACTCAACAAGATCAAACATTATAAATATCATCAAAGAGTGAACATGAATTAAAAAGAATGAAATAAACTTTCTAGTGATTGACTCAAACAAAGGTCAAGTACAATTAACTTCATTAAGGAACAAATTTGGATCTTAAAGCAGGCCTCTAATATGAAGCTTACGTCTTTTACTTTATTTAGGATAAACATGGTGTGTTTCTTccttatcttttatattttttatttgtcttatttattattttgtcatCCTCTTATTTCACCTTCTTCTTATAAAATAActcaaaaattgattttaatctttaagttttatgatttaaatttaaaaaacaacaTAATTCGCCCTTTCCTTATATTTGAAATTTCATGGTCAACAAGTGACATCAGAGCCttacttttgtgtatatattaatTGTCTCGAGAGGAATGATGATTTCAAGCAAATCTTTTAAAATTGGAAATTTCCATAAACATACCACCGTTTTCAATCGTAAAGGGTATAACTATTGGAAATAATGAATGAAAAGTTTTCTTAATGTTGTTGATATTGATGTGTGGGACTCTGTAGAAAATGGTTCATTTACTCCCACTCCTTCTATAAATAATTTAGTGGTGAATAAATCTAAATATCTCTGAACCATGAAAGAAATAAAGTACAATACAATTTGTAAAGCTAAGAACTTAATAACTATTAACCTATACCTTAAAATCTTTGTTgactaaaagaaagaaaatatattttgatattgtcaaaaatCAGGAAGTCAAAAAGCAGCAACAATGTCCGATTTGAGTAGTTTGCGGATTTTGGGTTTACGCGATTCAGATTGCGGATCTGTtatttaatgttagaatattggatatatattaatttagaaataatataaattgatataaaatatgaggagggttatgtttactccaggagtaagttattataacttactccaaatctagatcattgattcttttcaatctagtggttaaaaataataagtaattaaatgtggagagagaaaactattacttattatttttaaccactagattgaaaagaatcaatggtctagaattggagtaagttataataacttactcctggagtaaatataacccttatcataaaatatattatagaatatttataatattttattctaataattaatggGTTGTGTTTCGGGCTTTCTTTATTGGGTTTtagtaattataaatatgtatttctTCAATGTTTTACAGAGTGACAATCTTAGAGTTTATACCAAAAAGGTATAACAAAGGGTTTAGGGTCTTCTCAAGCGAAAAATTAGAAAGGTATGGGTTTTGGGAAACCTTTAGAGTTATCTAATGGGATGAGGAAGCACTTGTTTACACTTTGGATTTGTGTGCTTACATTATTGAGAGCTGAAGAGGTtgggaaacacttgggtagaaaatatgATTTTGTTCTTGGATTGTGTAACAACTTTTTTTAGTATAATGAATTGGAgatttattctctctctctctctctcccatagtagatattttgattgaattggataaacaaacttttttttttatttggctAATTCTGTTATATTTTCTACATATTGATTATTATTGCGGAAGACCATTTATTTTAGTTGCTATTGTTCTTTTCCTCACATATCAAAGTGTTGATTAAAATCGAACATTGTCATTATCACAACAATAACAATTGATTTGGATACAAAAGAGTTCTTTCATGTATCAAATTATAGCACTATAAAAGAAATACGAAACACTATTAAAAGTATCCATGAAAGTACTAATTAGATCAAAAGGAATATGATGGATACATTAGACCATGAGTTTGAGTTACCTAGGATAAAATTCAAAGGAAGCATATAAAAATGGTTAATCCATAATATTAACTATCTCAAAACTCTTGGCAAGAACTTCAAAAATAACGATTTTACTAACAAAATTCTAAGATGCTTAAATTTTTGTTGATAACCTAAAGATACAATTTCAAAATCTAAAGATTCTTCTTCTAGCAATTTGACTATTCAATTTGGTAAATTATAAGAGCATGTGCACGAGCTAAATCATCTAAGTGAACTTAAAGAGGaagaaaataaagagaaagatctcatcattaaacaaaatattcaagAAATTGAAGTTGAAGATGGCGTTGATCTTGAAaaaatatcttgcattgagtgAGATGGAAATGACATGAACTCGTCTaattaatccaaaaaaaaaaaaggaagaatacTTATGCCTTGTGGAAAACGAAGAATAAAATAAGGTAAGCGACTATGAACTTAATTTACTTATGATGATTTTGGTACTATCTGAAAAGAAATATATGATGAATAAATTAAAGAATATTATTTCCTTCTCTAAGAAGATATGTCTTCTCTAGAAACAGAAAAAGGAAATTTAATCAAGGAAATAAAACTTCTTAGCGAGAGACAAACATTCTTGAATAAAAACTATTCTTCtacttcttttgaaaaaaattataagataaaCCAATCAAATTTGTATAATGCAAAGGCTTAAAAAAATGGATATTTAATATTTGCATAACGTTATTCGTAAATTTATCCAAGGGAGAGATAACTTGAACATCATCTTAGATGATCAAAGAGAAACTGATAATAAAGTTGGTTTAGGCTATCAACCTAAAACTAATGCTAAATCTTTTAGAAAATTAAGTTGACCTATTAATGTAAGTATAATAAGTAACCTAAGAGGGGGCAAATTAGATTATCcggtatttttgaatttttctcgATTATGAACGATAGCAATGTTATTTTTATCTTTTCAGGACTGTTATGAATGTTAAAGTGttgaaaataaaagcagaaaaataaagaacaccaAGATATATCTTGGTTCCTCTTTTCAAACAAGGGTACTTTAGTCCCTTCACACTCTGTGAGAGATTTCACTAAGTTAGAAGCATTGCAGTTGATCCACTAGACTCATTTAACTATTTAACACAATCTCAAAGGCACACCATCTTCTGATTTTACACTTGAATAGAAAGAATACTACTTTCTAATATAACaaaatgatcactaaacactttgtgataaaaaaatataacttgAATAAGATATAAAGTTTTTGTACTTGAATTAATTATGTATAAAGTTATCTTCTCTTCCAACTGTTACAATTCATAATGTATAAGACTTTATGTGCTTAGAACTGAATATGAAATTTTCAATGATACTTTAAAAATTATGCAGTAAGTTTCACAAAGTTTAGGCACAAAACACTTAATGATAAAATGAGAacgatttgaaatttgaattgattAGAGGTGAATTTAAAATTCAGGATCCAAagctatttatatttaaattgtaCCTTTTAGGAAGAGTACAATGTCATGAAATATTGTCATGATTCATGATCAAAGTTCAGAAATTGTTAGATTCAAAATGAATGTGAAAATATGATGTTATTTCAGTGGTAACCAGCCACCATAATATTGTAACCAGttacagctgtaacgttttaaaAATAAAGCTAAAAATTGTGAGTGCACTATCCGCTTAGATGTTTTGAATGATATCAAAACTAGGTAATATTTAGCATTTGTATATTGGACATTTTCTCTCTATGTCTAAGGTTGCATTTTCAACTTAGAACActtatagaacaagtcaaaagcaTTTGCATAAGTCAAAATATGCATTTTCATGAAAAACTATGTTTGGAGTTGACACATCCATGTTAGGATTCGACTCCCTCTgaagaaaaattaaaacaaaattctcTGCTGCAAATGGGTCGATACACTGGCATCTAGAGTCGACAAATAACACGAATGGGTTGATTCCCTCGAGTTGTGGGTCGACTCCCACTGAAAACAATCTTTATTCAAAATCTCTACCCAGGATAAATCGATACATAAGGCCTTATGAGTCGACACACAGTGCGAATGGGTCAACTCCCTCGAGTTGTGGGTCAACTCCTCCTGTAGttgtttttcttcaaaaaaattgTCCACCTGGAGTCGAATCCTTATGCAAATGGATCGACTCCCTCTAACTTAAATGTGTCtaaaactttatttttttcaCCCTTTTTTCTATTACTTCTTTTACACACACATATATAAAGGAATTCATGTGTCATTTCTAAAGGATTGAAAACCATAAACATACAAAgaatttttcttcatcttcatcctctctcATTGCATACATACAACAACTACATAAAATCATTTTTGTTATGTGATTAAGAGATGGTTTCATAAGGTCCAATTAGGATTGTTGTAATCAATTGGGTTGGAAATTATTTGGGGGTTTCAAGATAAATCCAGTTGGGGTTTTCCTCCAAGATCAAGGATTTATTTGGAGAGTTTTTCGCAAGATTTTGCAAATTGGATTCAACTGAGTGAAAGATTTGGAGAAAGATGTTTCTGTCAAAGGAGTAACGGTAACTGGAGGATCAATTCGGTAATATTGGGTCACAATAGTTTGCAATTTGGGGTTCAGCCAAGtgaaaactttgaaaaaaaagTGTTCTGTCAAAGAAGTAACGGTAACCGGAGGATCAAATCGGAAGTATTGGGTTCTTGATCAAGCTCAAGATCAAGGGAGGAGAAAAAGAcaggatcaacatcaaacataaGGTATGGAAAGTTGGATTGCTACTTTTTCTCTTGTAAACAACATTTGCAAAAGTTAATTTTCATTATCTCAGTTCCATTAGGAATTAAGGGCAGACGTACCCATAGCGAGGCCGATTAGAAAACTTCCTAAACAaatccttctctctctctctctctctctctctctctctctctctctctctctcttactttCATTGCAAATTGTGAATCCATTGATTGTGCAATCAATACACTTAGATAATTTCTTAGTCAATAGTATTTTAAACTAATTATGTTGAGTTTATTGAAATCTATAAGATTGCAATTggattttcatataaaaaataccAAAGAAAAATCTGACCATAATTGATTGCACACCAAGTGTTCGACAAATTTCTTAAGTcaagtttttgtttaatattttattcGAAATTAGTTATCACTATGTGATTTTATTCAAacgttatttttgaaaatatattgattaattttCTCATCAATCGAATACGCTTGTTACAGTTTAAACGCATATTCAATCCTTTCGACAACAGTTCGGGATAGAAGATTGTCAGTCCATAATTGTTTCTGCTTTCCATAGttgatataatttttaaaaaaaaaaattaaagaagaaaATTTCATTAGCGATCTATTCACCATACCTCTATATTGTTGCTTATCGTCTAACCAAAATTTGACCATGTAAACGGTTACAGGTTTTGTGTAATTGGTTACAGTTATTTGAAAAAATTTAGATACAGCTTGTAACAACATGACTTGGTTTCAAATGTTTTTAAAAGATGCACAGAAGATTGGATATGAAATATGCATGATTTGTTCTTAGCTTATAAAGTGATATACATAATGTAATTGCAATTGGTACCTTTTGCTCAAGATCAAATCATCCTTGTTCAAAGTCTTAAGGTTACTTGAGTACCAAGCTTTGACATAATCACTTTCTTTGAAACTTTgatcttttttcttctttgataattCATTTGAACTAGATCATTTGTATTTATCAAAACATAAGATAATGGTAGAAGCTTATCTTCACAGTCTCCcaattttttatgatgacaacaaTTTCTCGTTGAATCGCTTAAAGTTAGTTCTTTGACAAATAATCCCCCTTACTTTGATATCTCCCCCTTAATTGATCAATGGTGTATTTATGCAACTTGCGTACCTACAAAATTTGGTAAACATAGTCATAAAATACAACATagtcttctccccctttgtcattatcaaaaagaacGAAAAAGTTCCATCAAGAAGGACATATATAGCAAAAGCGTAGACATAATTCGAGATAGGTACTTAATCATAAACCAAAACGGCCAAGTATTAAAGTTACGCACTTGAATGCAACATAAACGAAATAAGGAAAAACATAAGTTCAAGATATAACATaaaggaaacataaacatgacacAAGACACGTCAAACACTTTCATCCTGTGATTCTTCCTCACTTTCttcttggttttttttttttttaggttgaCAATTTCTAGATGGATGTTTTGGAACTCTTAAGTCATGAAAATTTCCATGTGGAAAAATTTGTCATAAAGCAATTGGTTAGAAGGACCACCTTCAGGCATAAaatagatgaagaagaagatcatgttagaacaagatttgttctgatcaattatcttagttttgatgataacaataatatgaattttgcttaagataatatggtactctaatccaatgcaatttccttttcaggaaatatataaagagtatgcataattcagcgctcagaagctttgtctcaaagggttcagcatgcaacatcagaacatggtctggcaagacatcagaagatggtcgaagcagaatcagaacatgggtctatggaagcatcagaagaacatgagatcagaagcactgaagttctgatggtatcacgctcagaagcacttcaaggtcagaagatcagaagatgctctgcaccaagctgtttgactctgatgatattcaaacgttgtattcacaaacatcagatcagaaggaagtacaagtggcaagctacgctgactgacaaaaggaacgttaaaagctactataggcaacgtcagtagacacagcgtgaacaaggctcgaggtagttgacaaaagcgtataacattaaatgcgatgctgtacggaacacgcaaagcattaaatgcactcaacggtcatcttctccaacgcctataaatatgaagttctgatgagaagcaaggttaacgattctgcacaaaacaactcatattaacttgctgaaactctgttctactcaaagctcagaatcttcatcttcatcaaagctcactacattgctgttgtaatatattagtgagattaagcttaaacgttaagagaaatatcacagtttgtgattatagcttttaagaagcaattgtaatactcttagaattgattacattaagttgtaaggaactagagtgatcgtgtggatcagaatactctaggaagtcttagaggttatctaagcaggttgtaactagagtgatcgtgtggatcagaatactctagaaaagtcttagagggtatctaagcagttgttcctggagtgatcagtgtgtgatcagaagactctggaagacttagttgctgactaagtggagaaccattgtaatccgtgcgattagtggattaaatcctcagttgaggtaaatcatctctgcgggggtggactggagtagtttagttaacaacgaaccaggataaaaataactgtgcaatttatttttatctgtcaagtttttaaagctacacttattcaaaccccccctttctaagtgtttttctatccttcaattggcatcagagcgccggttctaaggtgcaagcacttaaccgtgtttagaaaagattcaggaagagaaaaacgcttcagtaaaagatggctgatgaaactgcaaagtctacacctgcatctacatctggctctgctgagcaacacaacggtaacaatggttatactagaccgccggtatttgatggtgaaaactttgaatactggaaagataaactggaaagttactttcttggtctagatggtgatctatgggatcttctgatggatggttacaaacatccagtaaatgccagtggcgtaaagctgacaaggcaagaaatgaatgatgatcagaagaagcttttcaggaatcatcataaatgcagaactgttttgctgaatgctatctctcatgctgagtatgagaagatatctaacagggaaacggcctatgacatatatgagtccttgaaaatgactcatgaaggaaatgctcaagtcaaggagactaaagctctcgctttaatccagaagtatgaagccttcaagatggaggatgatgaagacattgaaaagatgttttcaagatttcaaactcttactgctggattgagagttcttgacaagggatacaccaaggctgatcacgtaaagaagatcatcagaagcttacccagaagatggggtcctatggtgactgcattcaagattgcaaagaatctgaatgaagtttctctggaagagcttatcagtgccttgagaagtcatgaaatagagctggacgcaaacgagcctcaaaagaaaggtaaatctattgcattaaaatccaatatcatgaaatgtGTAACACCcatttttataccccaaaatatttaacatataatcagagaataacatgcatataattcaaaagggcgtcacatcgatgcttttagaagaactaaaaaccttaaaaaaatactgacagcatttatctacacagcacaatactcctggtcattttaataacactcaatgTAAAATCGCAAattaacctggatatgcattcacagcggaaaatatgatactcatgtaattcataatgattcatgtcccataccatgatcatacatcgactaatagtctcaattcaacataaacataatcaaaaggtttggcttgtaagcctctcaaaagaCATGTAACCAATAGATAAGTTCacaagtcatagcataatacatacgcaaatataacatgagttcaatacacctagtctacccagtgttacatgaccagagcatcgactcactacctagtctccaaataaacaaggaagaacctccggctaggtcacacgcggctactaaactccggaacctgcatgtcgccaaacgagggcaacattaaaacagaagggtgagaatacaaaccattatgaagaaagtataatggaatacaatggttaaattaaTA
Encoded proteins:
- the LOC131661994 gene encoding uroporphyrinogen decarboxylase-like isoform X2 — translated: MLCGVVSTSFTSILPRNKQSYLPKSISCSLPVVEHKATNVAEPLLLNAVRGVEVDRPPVWLMRQAGRYMKSYQAICEKHPSFRERSENVDLVVEISLQPWKVFKPDGVILFSDILTPLSGMNIPFDIVKGKGPVIFDPVYSAGQVDQVREFIPEESVPYVGEALSILRKEVDNKAAVLGFVGAPFTLASYVVEGGSSKHFSKIKRLAFSEPKILHSLLQKFTTSMARYIQYQADNGAQAVQIFDSWATELSPVDFEQFSLPYLKQIIDTVKKSHPELPLILYASGSGGLLERIAATGVDVVSLDWTVDMADGRRRLGPNVAIQGNVDPGVLFGSKELITDRIYDTVKKAGIGKHILNLGHGIVVGTPEENVAHFFEVAKGVRY
- the LOC131661994 gene encoding uroporphyrinogen decarboxylase-like isoform X1; its protein translation is MLCGVVSTSFTSILPRNKQSYLPKSISCSLPGAVVEHKATNVAEPLLLNAVRGVEVDRPPVWLMRQAGRYMKSYQAICEKHPSFRERSENVDLVVEISLQPWKVFKPDGVILFSDILTPLSGMNIPFDIVKGKGPVIFDPVYSAGQVDQVREFIPEESVPYVGEALSILRKEVDNKAAVLGFVGAPFTLASYVVEGGSSKHFSKIKRLAFSEPKILHSLLQKFTTSMARYIQYQADNGAQAVQIFDSWATELSPVDFEQFSLPYLKQIIDTVKKSHPELPLILYASGSGGLLERIAATGVDVVSLDWTVDMADGRRRLGPNVAIQGNVDPGVLFGSKELITDRIYDTVKKAGIGKHILNLGHGIVVGTPEENVAHFFEVAKGVRY